CCCGTGGCAGAAGACGCGGATTAAAACAAAGCTCCCTTTTTGAATAACAAAGTATACCCACCAAGAATTGAGAACCCTGAGTCCTGTACCTCTTATGCTCAGattcaaatcacagaatcacagaatggtctgggtGGGAAGcgaccttaaagatcatccagtttcaagccccctgccatgagcaggatcatcttccactatcccaggttgctcagagccacatcTGACCTGGCCTTGgccacttccagggatggggcatccactacctctctgggcaatctgttccagtctGTCACCCCCATCACAATAAAGATTTTCTGCCTAAGATCCAATCTAAATCGACAGTCTGTCAGTTTGAACCCATCCCCCCCTTATCGCATCACTATAAGCCCTCATAAATAGTCCTGGCCCATCTTTCCCGTAagttcccttcaggtactggaattTATCCACATCATTTATTCCAGCTCCCTAAGGGCCCCTTGGCGTAGCTAATCCAAAcccaaaaagctttttttttttttttcttttttttttttcttttccccatcccacagAGCGAAAGTCCACTTGCATATTATGTCGTAGTATTGCTAGGGAGAGGAAGCGCGTCCCGGCCCGCCTGCTCCACACGGCCGAGGGGAAGCCGCCCGGATCGGACACACCGGAACTGCATTGGCGGCGGCCTGGCCGCTTCCTGCGGCCCGGAGGGTGCCCGGCGGGCCGGTGCGGGTGTCTCACCGGAggggccgcgctcccgccgctTCCCTGGACACGGAGTTGCCTGGACACGGCCGCCGCTCCCTCAGGCTCCCCGCGGGCGGGCCCGCCCTCGCGCTCCCCCAGCTGTCCCTCACGGGCACGCCGCGCTGTCATTGGCCGGCGCCGTGAGGGGGGGGCGGCTTCCCGCGCTCGTTCCGCCCGCTCATTGGCCGGCTGGGCGGCGCGTGCCGGGTGCGCGCGGCGGTGCGGAGCTCGCGTTCCCGTCCCGTTCCGTCCCGTCCGGTGCCAGCCCGGAGCGGCATTCCCGGCCGGATGGTGAGCGCACCCTCCCCCGCCGCGAGCTCCCTTCCCACCGCCGCCTCCCCCGAGCCCCTCCGCCCCCTCCCGCCGACACCGTGCGTTGTGCAAACCCCCTTCAGGTTCCGCCCCTGCCCAGGCCGTCGCTGCTGTCCGGTTACATCGCACCAGCGCACCCCGGAGAGGCCCCCCCACTCCAAGGGGATAAAACGCGCCCGGAAAAACACCGGGATTCGCAAAATACGTCACCGGCTCTCGGCGTGCCTGGTTCTTCTTGGCACAGCTGACAGACCTCCATATCGTTCGGGCCCCGGCAGCGTTGTCGGAATGGCACCCGCCAGGCCCGGAGGTGGAACCTGAAAGGGATTTGCACAACTCAGATGTGAAATAAATGGAACAGGAAGGCTCCGTGGCCAGGAAAAGGTCTCGTGTGTcttcttcccagagcagcctgtAAAGAGTAAAAGTGTGATAAGTGTGTtaagagcagcagagggaagtcAGGTGTGAGTCAGACAAACGGCTTTGCAGTCCAACCTGGGAGGGACAAATCACGTTGAAAAAcgaaatttcattaaaaactaGAAGAAAATTGAATCTTCCGAGTTAAAAGAGAGATCCCAACCCTAAACATATTAACAATTCAGCGGCGGCAAGACACTGGTCAGCAGTAACTAGGTAACAAGTTCCTTGCTTGGTGCTTGTTTTATTTACTTCTATAAAGCCTAGCCCCTTGGAGCTGGAGGTGGGACTGCCTTTCCTTCCAGGATTCTGTGCAGATTCAAGACTGCCGGACGAAAATCTGTCTGCTGctgatttaaaaccaaaactataCTTGAGGAAggtgtttttccctgctttatGGGGGTGGGGAGTGGGGGGACACTATACTGCACTGGCTTACACCAGAGGCAGGAAAGGTCTCGGAAGTATCCTGGATAATGATGCACCAGCTCAGCACAAGCAGATTAGTTCTCCTTATGGGACAGGTTGTGTGTTGATCTCACTGCTCCCACAGGATGTTGCTTCCTGGCTCCACATCTACTCGATGGACGGGCAGCCTGGAGCCACACAGTTCCCTTTCCCACGGGAGTGGCCGATTTTGAGTTTCATTTACAGCCAACACACTAAGCAACCACCCTCTTTAGCTGTGAGGATGCTGTACTCATATTTTTCACGTAAAcctgcaggaaaggcagctggcaggaggtgcagAGGGTCATGGTCACCTCAGTGGAGTGTTCATTATCAGGTTGCCCACCTGGTTTTTGGCATTATTCCTTGAATTGATAATCTTTCGgcttaaaacagaaaaacaggaagcCCAAATCCACATTCCCCAGGaacaaaatctcttttttttctttctacagtaACGTAAGGAAATTGACATAGAGACTCAATGTCTACCACTTGCAGCAAGGAATGTCTCTCAGCTCTACAGTATTACTGTTGTCATTTATAATTAAGTGTATTTGAAATTCTCCCAGGAAGGTGCTGTTTCTTACATGTTCTCTCCCTTCACTTTCTGAAGGCATCCAACTATAGAAAACCTGGCTTAGGTACggctcagagaaagaaaagtggcTTGAAACCTGAACTTACAGAAGAGCAAAAGCAGGAGATCAGAGAAGCTTTTGATTTGTTTGACACTGATGGATCTGGAAGCATCGACATAAAAGAACTGAAggttttcaaacttttttttctttttcctctgaggTGAAAATATGTTTGATCTCAAAATTGtagctgctttttctgtttgtccAGCCctgttttaaaacagttttggaGTACAATGAAAAGTAATGGCTTGCTGTCATGACTGAATTTGGGGTGCACTCTGCATGTAATACACTAAGCAGACAGGCTTCTCTGGTGTGTGGCTGTTTAAATCTGACAGCTTTGAATAGCTGAGCATTAGAGAAACTGAACAGTTTCGGGTTTCTTGACTAAGGTGCTTGTTCCTGGGAAGTGGACTTCTGTTGTTCTGGGATGAGTATCAGAGTATCAATCTTCACCTGAGAACTAAACAGAGATTTTGCACGCATTCAGGAAATTTACAACCGTATTTGCACATACGTAATCCAAAAATGAcctggtttttaattttaaaaaggaacaaaacagaGATGTGAGTTGTGTTTCAGTTACAAGTCAGGCAGTGTGTGTGCACTTGCACACATACAGTACTACAAGGAGGAAGATGATTGTCTCCCTGTGATTTtatgtgtttgattttttttgtaagcaTGAATTAATTTTGTAAGCATAAATTTACTTACCTTCTTCACCTTGATTTCTCACATACACTCTGCTCAATTTCTGTAACCTGAAAACACGAATTACCTCTGCCTGATATAAACTATGGATTTCCACTACCATGTAGGAAAAACAACATCTTAAGAATATCAAACCTATACTATTACTGTTCAGCAAGATGAAAGAAGATGGTAGAGGACACCAAGGTGTTTCCGTGGCAGTGAGTTGTGACCAGAGCGCTGGACAAGGAAATGGAACAGGCTTTAGCTCAGCTCTTAAGCCAAAATTCTGGTGGCCTCCTAACAGAATTGGTTTTGCTATTTTGGCACAGGTTGCGATGCGTGCCTTAGGCTTTGAGCCAAAGAAGGAAGAGATTAAGAAGATGATAGCAGACATCGacaaggaaggaagtggcacCATCAACTTCGAAGACTTTTTGGCTATGATGACACAAAAAATGGTAGGAATTCTTAGCAGAAATTCTTGTGGCAGCATAAGAGAAAGGAACATCTCAGTGTAAGGGGTTTTCTGATTAACATATGCTTTACTCTTGGTTTAGAGCGAAAAGGAttcaaaagaagaaatcctGAAAGCTTTCAGGTTATTTGATGATGATGGCACAGGAAAAATTTCATTCAAAAACTTGAAAAGGGTTgccaaggagctgggagaaaaTTTAACAGATGAAGAACTTCAGGTAAATTCTGATTTGCCAGAGCTTTTCTAACAGCACTGACCATCCCTGTAGCTCCTAGAGATTGGGTGGGAATTTAGTCCTATACCAAAAGGGCTGAGAGATCAGAATATGAAAAGCAGTCAAATACATTGTTGTTTTCACATGATGTGCCTCTGATTTATTGTTGATTTAGTGAGTGGAATGTCTTGTGTTTAGAGTCCAGTGCCTGATCAAATGTACACTGTGTTTTGTAGGAAATGATTGATGAAGCTGATCGAGATGGAGATGGGGAAGTAAGCGAGCAAGAATTTTTGAGAATCATGAAGAAAACTAGCTTATACTAATATTTGTTGCCTTGCTATACAGCTGGTCCAAAAGATAACCTGGAAAAGGTTTAAAAACTGGGCTTGTGCCTCCTGCATGTTTTCTGCCATGTGAACAAAGTCTGAAAGGGcaggttttttggtttatttctctttttcaacaAAGATAATTGGGGAAGGAGGGCTGCAGTACCCAAGACTGCCAAAATGAGATACTGCAGAAGTCAAGGAAGATACTGCAAGACAAGGTCCCTTCCCCTCTACCATAACAACTTCCCCGATTGCTATTTTGGATaaaaactgctgtgttttaCTATTTAACTAAAAGATACTTCACTTCAGATGTGAAGAtgcccactgctgctgggaaaggtTACTTTGCCTTTCCTAAGGCTAGTGATTGAAGGGACAAGCACAGTAGTTTTATTCCTTTGGTGGTTTTTTAGGTTATCTTTTGGTATTTGTCTCCTGTTGTTTATTTCCATGAAAGACTCTAAAATTAATTGTATAtttgtctgtatttctgtatgAAACACTGTTTTCCTATGGCAAGTTGTTTTTGGATTTAATGGAAAGCAAATGTAGATTTGGCTCTTCCTTTGGAGCTCTGTGCCATCCAAAGATGTTCTTGTGTTTAGCTGATCACCTGAAACCAGAATGAAACTTGAATGTAACCTGCTTGGGTGACCAAAGTTTGTTGTTGATAACCAGGCAACACTTTGTGCCATTGTTCTTACTCCCCagacatcacagagctgctgttacTCCAGGATTTCAGGTACCTAAAAAGTTCAGTTCCATGGTGCAGGAGAGTAAATTTTGTCTTGTTGACAGTTACATTGCAGAGAGGATTTGCATCTGAAGTGAAAAAGTAGCTCACCATGAACATTTGTGGAGCACTGAATATATTTAAATCCATGCAGTCCAAATCCATTTTGAACATCacaggttttggggtggtttttt
Above is a window of Motacilla alba alba isolate MOTALB_02 chromosome 4, Motacilla_alba_V1.0_pri, whole genome shotgun sequence DNA encoding:
- the LOC119700708 gene encoding caltractin, which produces MASNYRKPGLGTAQRKKSGLKPELTEEQKQEIREAFDLFDTDGSGSIDIKELKVAMRALGFEPKKEEIKKMIADIDKEGSGTINFEDFLAMMTQKMSEKDSKEEILKAFRLFDDDGTGKISFKNLKRVAKELGENLTDEELQEMIDEADRDGDGEVSEQEFLRIMKKTSLY